Proteins encoded by one window of Mycolicibacterium sp. ND9-15:
- a CDS encoding HAD-IIIA family hydrolase: MSPRFAVVVPTVGRPSLYRLLAELDGSAGPRPTAVIVVDDRPGRHTPLSVDTLLPLAVLRSGGRGPAAARNTGWRAADADWICFLDDDVVPQPDWFAAVAEDLAKADVEAAAGSQAVIEVPRVGGRKATDDERRTQRLAEAQWITADMAFRRDVLVAAGGFDERFPRAYREDSDIAVRITLAGHSIVRGDRRCTHPVAPASLFSSVRAQIGNRDNALMRRKHGRRWRSAIGEGRGRLPVHAATTAAVGAAAACALAGQWRMARSAAALWALLTAEFAVRRFWSGPRTPAEAGRIALTSLLIPPVAVWHRLAGERAFRTARREPPLAVLLDRDDTIIEDGPYLNDPSGVRPLPGASAALNRLRRKGLLLAIVSNQSGVAKGFISPRQLAAVNAEVDAVLGPFDSWHLCVHDADDECRCRKPAPGMVEDAAAALGVPPSRCLMIGDTGGDIDAALSAGADAVLVPTDRTLPHEISAARAKARVAADLDEAVSMVLRDCR; encoded by the coding sequence ATGAGCCCGCGGTTCGCGGTCGTGGTGCCGACGGTCGGGCGTCCGTCGCTGTACCGGCTGCTCGCAGAGCTCGATGGCTCCGCAGGTCCACGACCGACCGCGGTGATCGTGGTGGACGACCGCCCGGGCCGCCACACACCCCTGTCGGTGGACACCCTGCTGCCGCTGGCTGTGCTGCGAAGCGGTGGGCGCGGCCCGGCAGCCGCGCGCAACACCGGGTGGCGGGCCGCCGACGCCGACTGGATCTGCTTCCTCGACGACGACGTTGTCCCGCAACCCGATTGGTTCGCCGCGGTAGCCGAGGACCTGGCCAAGGCCGACGTCGAGGCGGCGGCCGGTTCCCAGGCGGTGATCGAGGTGCCGCGCGTGGGTGGCCGTAAGGCCACCGACGACGAGCGCCGCACCCAGCGGCTCGCCGAGGCGCAGTGGATCACGGCCGACATGGCGTTTCGCCGTGACGTGCTGGTCGCCGCCGGCGGCTTCGACGAACGGTTTCCCCGTGCATACCGGGAGGACTCCGACATTGCGGTGCGGATCACTTTGGCCGGGCACAGCATCGTCCGCGGGGACCGTCGATGCACCCACCCGGTCGCGCCCGCCTCGCTGTTCAGCAGTGTGCGTGCCCAGATCGGCAACCGTGACAACGCGTTGATGCGCCGCAAGCACGGCAGGCGGTGGCGCTCGGCGATCGGCGAGGGCCGCGGCCGACTGCCCGTGCATGCGGCGACCACCGCCGCCGTCGGCGCCGCAGCGGCCTGCGCGTTGGCCGGTCAGTGGCGCATGGCGCGATCGGCCGCCGCGCTGTGGGCATTGCTGACCGCCGAGTTCGCGGTCCGCCGGTTCTGGTCCGGCCCGCGCACGCCGGCCGAGGCAGGCCGCATCGCGCTCACCAGCCTGCTCATTCCGCCGGTGGCGGTGTGGCACCGGTTGGCCGGCGAGCGGGCATTCCGCACGGCGCGCCGCGAACCGCCGCTGGCGGTCCTGCTCGACCGCGACGACACGATCATCGAAGACGGGCCCTACCTCAACGATCCTTCCGGGGTCCGTCCGCTGCCCGGCGCATCCGCGGCGTTGAACCGGTTGCGCCGCAAGGGTCTCCTGCTGGCCATCGTGAGCAACCAGTCCGGGGTGGCGAAGGGGTTCATCAGCCCCCGCCAGCTCGCCGCGGTCAACGCCGAAGTCGATGCGGTGCTCGGTCCGTTCGACTCGTGGCACCTGTGCGTGCACGACGCCGATGACGAATGCCGCTGTCGCAAACCGGCTCCCGGCATGGTCGAAGACGCCGCGGCCGCGCTCGGTGTGCCCCCTTCCCGGTGCCTGATGATCGGGGACACCGGCGGGGATATCGATGCCGCGCTGTCGGCCGGTGCCGACGCGGTGCTGGTGCCGACGGATCGGACGCTCCCGCACGAGATCAGCGCGGCACGCGCCAAGGCGCGCGTCGCGGCGGACCTCGACGAGGCGGTGTCCATGGTGTTGAGGGACTGCCGATGA
- a CDS encoding carbamoyltransferase family protein, with the protein MRILGINAVFHDPAAALVVDGRIVAAAEEERFTRRKHGKQAVPFSTWELPVESARWCLEQAGLKPSDVDLVGYSYDPRLMDESAEGLAGLDRDWEYLRTLYAERAPRFLQSALPGLDPGIVRHVRHHVAHAASSALASPHPDCAVLVVDGRGERSSMLAGSYRDHKLDVLATQSLPHSLGLLYESLTEHLGFKRSSDEYKVMAMASYGIPRFADTFRELVYACADGGFRTEPVDWNSITPARAPGAGKGHALDRPEPEHADLACSVQTVVEEVLLDLAGWLRERTDHENLCLAGGVALNCVANSKLFRRGGFSNVWVQPAAGDSGTALGAALALAGEAGEPIAPMPSAALGRGFSDDEIAAVLTEAAVPHERPVDLAVAVGDALADNKLVGWFQGRAEFGPRALGQRSLLADPRRIENLERLNTVKGREQFRPVAPMVLAERAAEIFSGGPIPSPYMLFVHEVAANWRDRIPAVTHVDGTARIQTVDRGDPLLHDTIGRFAARTGVPVIVNTSFNTAGRPMVDSPRDALECFGSAPIDVLAIGPFLVRRPG; encoded by the coding sequence ATGCGAATTCTCGGAATCAACGCGGTATTTCACGACCCCGCCGCGGCGCTGGTGGTGGACGGCCGGATCGTCGCGGCCGCCGAGGAGGAGCGGTTCACCCGCCGTAAGCACGGCAAGCAGGCGGTGCCGTTCTCGACATGGGAGTTGCCGGTCGAGTCGGCGCGCTGGTGTCTCGAGCAGGCCGGCCTCAAACCGTCGGACGTGGACCTGGTCGGCTACTCGTACGATCCGCGCCTGATGGATGAGTCCGCCGAAGGGCTGGCCGGATTGGACCGCGACTGGGAGTACCTGCGCACGCTCTACGCCGAGCGGGCGCCTCGGTTCCTGCAGTCCGCGCTACCCGGCCTGGACCCGGGGATCGTGCGTCACGTCCGTCACCACGTCGCGCACGCCGCTTCGAGCGCGCTGGCCTCCCCACACCCCGACTGCGCGGTGCTGGTCGTCGACGGGCGCGGCGAGCGGTCCTCGATGCTGGCCGGAAGCTACCGGGACCACAAACTCGACGTGCTGGCGACGCAGTCGCTGCCGCACTCGCTGGGCCTGCTCTACGAGAGCCTTACCGAACACCTCGGCTTCAAGCGGTCCAGCGACGAGTACAAGGTGATGGCGATGGCGTCCTACGGGATTCCGCGGTTCGCCGACACGTTCCGCGAGTTGGTCTATGCGTGTGCGGACGGCGGCTTTCGCACCGAACCCGTGGACTGGAACTCGATCACCCCGGCCCGCGCGCCGGGGGCGGGGAAGGGCCATGCGCTGGACCGGCCCGAACCCGAGCACGCCGATCTTGCGTGCAGCGTCCAGACCGTCGTGGAGGAGGTGCTGCTCGACCTGGCGGGCTGGCTCCGCGAGCGCACCGACCACGAAAACCTCTGCCTGGCCGGCGGAGTCGCGCTCAACTGCGTAGCCAACTCCAAGCTCTTCCGGCGGGGTGGCTTCTCGAACGTCTGGGTTCAGCCGGCAGCCGGTGACTCGGGAACCGCGCTGGGCGCCGCGCTGGCCCTGGCCGGAGAGGCCGGTGAACCGATCGCGCCGATGCCGTCGGCGGCACTGGGCCGCGGGTTCTCCGACGACGAAATCGCCGCGGTGCTCACCGAAGCGGCCGTACCTCACGAGCGGCCCGTGGACCTGGCCGTCGCGGTCGGCGACGCGCTGGCCGACAACAAACTCGTCGGTTGGTTCCAGGGCCGGGCGGAGTTCGGGCCACGTGCGCTCGGGCAACGGTCGCTGCTCGCCGATCCCCGGCGCATCGAGAACCTGGAGCGGCTCAACACCGTCAAGGGGCGTGAACAGTTCCGCCCCGTCGCGCCCATGGTGCTGGCCGAGCGCGCCGCCGAGATCTTCTCCGGCGGTCCGATCCCGAGCCCGTACATGCTGTTCGTGCACGAGGTTGCCGCGAACTGGCGGGACCGGATCCCTGCGGTCACCCACGTCGACGGCACGGCGCGCATCCAGACCGTCGATCGCGGTGATCCGCTGTTGCACGACACCATCGGCCGGTTCGCCGCCCGCACTGGCGTGCCGGTCATCGTCAACACCAGCTTCAACACCGCCGGTCGCCCGATGGTCGACAGCCCGCGCGACGCGCTCGAATGTTTCGGCAGCGCACCGATCGACGTGTTGGCGATCGGACCGTTCCTCGTGAGGCGGCCCGGATGA
- a CDS encoding NAD-dependent epimerase/dehydratase family protein, producing the protein MHDVKRALVTGGGGFLGGHLCERLLERGVEVICLDDLSTSAPIAADLFVGRPGYRFVEHDISEPLPDLPAGIDTVFHLASPASPVDYLRLPLQTLRTGALGTAHLLELAQQCGARLVLASTSEVYGDPLVHPQAENYWGNVNPVGPRSVYDEAKRFAEALTFAYRRGRSADIAVARIFNTYGPRMRPDDGRIVPTFCRQALADEPITVNGTGDQTRSLCYVDDTVAALIAIAESDCAGPVNVGNPDELTVLRIAEIIRDLVGSASTIEFRPLPQDDPRRRCPDISLARELLGWYPRVSYAEGLSITLDWFRAQSEPVAVQRNWGP; encoded by the coding sequence ATGCATGACGTCAAACGCGCGCTGGTGACCGGGGGCGGCGGGTTCCTCGGCGGACACCTGTGCGAGCGACTGCTCGAGCGCGGGGTCGAGGTGATCTGCCTCGACGATTTGTCCACCAGCGCTCCGATCGCCGCAGATCTGTTCGTCGGCCGGCCGGGCTACCGGTTCGTCGAGCACGACATCAGCGAGCCGCTGCCCGACCTGCCGGCCGGGATCGACACCGTCTTTCACCTCGCATCGCCGGCCTCACCGGTGGACTATCTGCGGCTGCCTCTTCAGACGTTACGCACCGGGGCGCTCGGCACGGCACATCTGCTCGAGCTCGCCCAGCAGTGTGGCGCACGGCTGGTGCTGGCGTCCACCAGCGAGGTGTACGGCGACCCGCTGGTGCATCCGCAGGCCGAAAACTATTGGGGCAACGTCAATCCGGTCGGCCCGCGGAGTGTGTACGACGAAGCAAAACGGTTCGCCGAGGCGCTGACGTTCGCCTACCGGCGCGGGCGGTCGGCAGATATCGCCGTGGCACGGATCTTCAACACCTACGGGCCGCGGATGCGGCCCGACGACGGCCGCATCGTGCCCACCTTCTGCCGTCAGGCGTTGGCGGACGAACCTATCACCGTCAACGGCACGGGCGACCAGACCCGTTCGCTGTGTTACGTCGACGACACCGTCGCAGCGCTGATCGCCATCGCCGAATCCGACTGCGCCGGACCGGTCAACGTCGGGAACCCGGACGAGCTGACGGTGCTGCGCATCGCGGAGATCATCCGCGACCTGGTCGGCAGTGCCTCGACGATCGAGTTCCGTCCGCTGCCGCAGGACGATCCGCGACGGCGATGTCCTGACATCTCGCTGGCGCGGGAGCTGTTGGGGTGGTATCCGCGGGTGAGCTACGCCGAAGGTCTGTCCATCACCCTCGACTGGTTCCGTGCGCAGTCCGAACCCGTTGCAGTGCAGAGAAATTGGGGGCCATGA
- a CDS encoding glycosyltransferase family 2 protein, whose product MQSRAAAEVSFVIASQNRATELATVVNRLLDATPCPIVVVDNASSDDSVATVDRMAARSRGRLRLIALHENLGAVGRNVGVRACRTPYVAFCDDDSWWTPEAPAIGAEAFGRYPSVGLLAARTIVWPQRRDDPFCALLAHSALGRRPDLPGPSILGFMSCAAMVRKRAFEQAGGFSDILHFRGEEQLLALDMAAAGWDLCYYAPLVAIHQPSPVRATTTAQTARQLRNDVLTTWLRRPIRHCLNASGRLILAALRDRDHARGALEAVARLPDVITHRRPLPHAVEEAVRMLESG is encoded by the coding sequence ATGCAGAGCCGAGCCGCCGCCGAGGTATCGTTCGTGATCGCCAGCCAGAACCGCGCCACGGAACTCGCGACGGTCGTGAACCGGCTGCTCGACGCCACGCCGTGTCCGATTGTCGTGGTGGACAACGCGTCCAGCGATGACAGCGTCGCTACCGTCGACCGGATGGCGGCGCGGTCTCGCGGCCGCCTTCGCCTCATCGCGCTGCACGAAAACCTCGGCGCGGTCGGCCGCAACGTAGGGGTGCGGGCGTGCCGCACGCCGTACGTGGCTTTCTGCGACGACGATTCCTGGTGGACACCCGAGGCGCCTGCGATCGGCGCAGAGGCGTTCGGACGGTATCCGTCGGTCGGGCTGCTGGCGGCCCGCACGATCGTGTGGCCGCAGCGCCGGGACGACCCGTTCTGCGCCCTGCTGGCCCACAGCGCGCTGGGCCGACGACCCGACCTGCCCGGTCCCTCGATCCTCGGCTTCATGAGTTGCGCGGCCATGGTGCGTAAACGGGCATTCGAGCAGGCCGGCGGCTTCAGCGACATCCTGCATTTCCGCGGCGAGGAGCAACTGCTCGCGCTCGACATGGCCGCGGCTGGCTGGGACCTCTGCTACTACGCGCCCTTGGTGGCGATTCACCAACCGTCCCCGGTGCGCGCCACCACGACGGCCCAGACCGCGCGACAGTTGCGCAACGACGTGCTCACCACGTGGCTGCGTCGACCGATTCGCCACTGCCTCAATGCCAGTGGCCGCCTGATCCTGGCGGCGCTGCGGGATCGCGACCATGCCCGCGGTGCGCTCGAGGCCGTCGCGCGCTTGCCGGATGTCATCACCCACCGTCGGCCGCTTCCCCACGCCGTGGAGGAAGCGGTGAGGATGCTGGAGTCGGGCTGA
- a CDS encoding glycosyltransferase — MKIAMVSEHASPLAVLGGVDAGGQNVHVAELSAALTRRGHQVTVYTRRDDPDLPDRVETPQGYTVVHVAAGPAAPLPKDEILPYMGPFAQFLDAEWAVDRPDVAHAHFWMSGIATQLAARHLDLPAVQTFHALGVVKRRHQGVQDTSPPDRQHLEAMVARTATWVAATCTDEVFELMRLGRSRDRISVVPCGVDLDLFSPDGPVAPRSGMNRIVSVGRFVPRKGFDVVVRALPQLPDTELVIVGGPDKSRLGADPEACRLMGLATQLGVADRVRLYGSVARGDMPAVLRSADVVACTPWYEPFGIVPLEAMACGVPVVASAVGGMLDTVVHDVTGRLVKPKRPDEVAKTINDLMRDDFLRQSMGAAGRDRARARYSWDRIAADSQRIYDRLVPLRGPHAEPATSLSSG; from the coding sequence ATGAAGATCGCAATGGTGTCCGAGCATGCCAGCCCACTCGCTGTGCTCGGCGGGGTCGACGCCGGCGGGCAGAACGTGCACGTGGCCGAGCTGTCGGCGGCACTGACCAGACGCGGCCATCAGGTGACCGTCTATACCAGGAGGGACGATCCAGACCTGCCCGACCGCGTCGAAACGCCGCAGGGCTACACCGTGGTGCACGTTGCTGCCGGACCCGCGGCGCCACTGCCCAAAGACGAAATCCTGCCGTACATGGGACCGTTCGCCCAGTTCCTCGACGCAGAGTGGGCCGTCGACCGGCCCGACGTGGCACATGCCCACTTCTGGATGTCGGGCATCGCGACGCAACTCGCGGCACGACATCTCGATCTGCCTGCGGTGCAGACCTTTCACGCCCTCGGGGTGGTGAAACGTCGCCACCAGGGGGTGCAGGACACCAGTCCGCCGGATCGCCAGCACCTCGAGGCGATGGTGGCGCGCACGGCAACATGGGTCGCGGCCACCTGCACCGATGAGGTGTTCGAGCTGATGCGCCTCGGCCGGTCCCGCGACCGGATCTCCGTGGTGCCCTGCGGCGTGGACCTCGACCTGTTCAGCCCGGACGGTCCCGTGGCGCCCCGCAGCGGCATGAACCGCATCGTCAGTGTCGGCCGGTTCGTCCCGCGCAAGGGCTTCGACGTGGTCGTTCGCGCGTTGCCGCAGTTGCCCGACACGGAGCTGGTGATCGTCGGCGGACCCGACAAGTCGCGGCTCGGCGCCGATCCCGAAGCGTGCCGGTTGATGGGCCTGGCAACGCAGTTGGGCGTCGCGGACCGGGTGCGGCTGTACGGTTCGGTGGCGCGCGGCGACATGCCCGCGGTGCTGCGGTCGGCAGACGTGGTGGCCTGCACCCCGTGGTACGAACCGTTCGGCATAGTGCCACTGGAGGCGATGGCGTGCGGTGTGCCGGTGGTCGCCTCGGCGGTGGGCGGGATGCTCGACACGGTCGTGCACGACGTGACTGGGCGCCTGGTCAAACCCAAGCGGCCGGACGAGGTCGCCAAGACAATCAACGATCTGATGCGCGACGACTTCCTTCGCCAGAGCATGGGGGCCGCCGGGCGTGATCGCGCTCGGGCCCGCTACTCGTGGGACCGGATCGCCGCCGACAGCCAACGGATCTACGACCGACTGGTTCCGCTGCGGGGCCCGCATGCGGAACCGGCGACGAGTCTGTCGTCGGGATGA
- a CDS encoding IS701 family transposase: MDRIAPRFARYEPLRHAGALMAGLVSGLDRKNCWTIAEHRGAATPDGLQHLLARASWDADDVRDDLRDYVIDAFGNHEAILVVDETGDVKKGTRSVGVQRQYSGTAGRIENSQVAVYLTYAAPRGHALIDRALYLPKSWTEDPDRCTDAGIPHEHRGFSTKPGLARALIARAVEAKIPAGWVAGDEVYGADPRLRADVRTHGLGYVLAIAANRRVPTHAGPIRVDALPALIPAHAWQRHSAGAGAHGPRLYSWAWFRLLPEDDTDNGVHHLLIRRNDTTGEHAYLRCYSPRPVPLRTLVAVAGQRWRIEESFQAAKGLVGLDQHQVRRWTSWYRWTTLAMLAHAFLAVACAIERDTQPAPTGLIALTVNEFRRLFDALLLVTNQTLTSLLAWSRWRRRHQYRARISHYRRRLNQ; encoded by the coding sequence TTGGACCGCATCGCGCCGCGTTTTGCCCGCTACGAGCCGCTGCGGCATGCCGGCGCGTTGATGGCCGGACTGGTGTCGGGTCTGGATCGCAAGAATTGCTGGACGATCGCCGAGCACCGCGGCGCGGCCACGCCCGATGGTCTGCAGCATCTGCTGGCACGCGCCAGCTGGGACGCCGATGACGTTCGCGACGATCTGCGCGACTACGTCATCGACGCCTTCGGAAATCACGAGGCGATCCTGGTCGTCGATGAAACCGGGGATGTCAAGAAGGGCACCCGCTCGGTCGGTGTGCAGCGCCAATACTCTGGTACCGCGGGCCGCATCGAGAACTCCCAAGTGGCGGTGTATCTGACCTACGCCGCACCCCGCGGACACGCTCTGATTGACCGGGCCCTGTATTTGCCCAAGTCCTGGACCGAGGATCCTGACCGCTGCACCGATGCGGGGATTCCCCACGAGCACAGGGGTTTTTCGACTAAGCCGGGGCTGGCCCGGGCGCTGATCGCCCGCGCTGTCGAGGCGAAGATTCCCGCGGGGTGGGTGGCCGGCGATGAAGTCTACGGCGCTGACCCGCGCCTGCGGGCCGACGTGCGCACGCACGGCCTGGGCTACGTGCTGGCGATCGCGGCCAACCGCCGGGTGCCCACTCACGCCGGTCCGATACGCGTCGATGCGCTGCCGGCGTTGATCCCGGCTCACGCTTGGCAGCGCCATTCCGCCGGCGCCGGGGCACACGGCCCCCGGCTGTACTCCTGGGCGTGGTTTCGGCTGCTACCTGAAGACGACACCGACAACGGTGTGCACCATTTGCTGATCCGCCGCAACGATACGACCGGCGAGCACGCCTACCTACGCTGCTACAGCCCGCGGCCGGTCCCGCTGCGCACCCTGGTTGCCGTGGCCGGACAACGCTGGCGCATCGAGGAATCCTTCCAAGCTGCCAAAGGTCTTGTCGGCCTCGACCAGCATCAGGTCCGGCGCTGGACTTCCTGGTATCGCTGGACCACCTTGGCCATGCTCGCGCATGCCTTCTTGGCCGTGGCCTGCGCCATCGAACGCGACACTCAACCCGCCCCGACAGGCCTGATCGCCTTGACAGTCAACGAGTTTCGTCGACTATTCGACGCCCTGCTGCTCGTCACCAACCAGACCCTCACCAGCCTGCTGGCCTGGTCACGATGGCGAAGACGCCACCAGTACCGAGCACGGATATCGCACTACCGACGACGCCTAAATCAATGA
- a CDS encoding Nramp family divalent metal transporter, translated as MKKLLSVALGILTAIGGFVDIGDLVTNAVVGSRFGLALAWVVVVGVIGICLYANMAGRVAAVSGRATFEIIRERLGPRTAAANLAASFFITLMTLTAEIGGVALALQLATDAGPMMWVPVAAFAIWVVVWRVKFKIMENVAGLLGLFLIVFVVSVFLLQPDWADLADQAMTPVIPEQESAATYWYFAIALFGAAMTPYEVFFFSSGAVEEHWTPKDLSTSRINVLVGFPLGGLLSLSIAASATVFLLPRQIEVSSLSQTVMPVVAAGGKLTLAFVIVGVVAATFGAALETALSSGYILAQFLGWPWGKFRRPTEAARFHVVIFVAIVACAAVLFTGVDPILVTEYSVVFSAIALPLTYLPILIVANDSQYMGGETNGRVTNMLASVYLVVILVASLAAIPLMIVTGAGQ; from the coding sequence ATGAAGAAGCTCCTCTCGGTCGCACTCGGAATCCTCACCGCGATCGGCGGTTTCGTCGACATCGGCGATCTGGTCACCAACGCGGTGGTGGGATCACGATTCGGGCTGGCGCTGGCATGGGTGGTGGTGGTCGGTGTGATCGGCATCTGCCTGTATGCGAACATGGCCGGCCGGGTCGCCGCGGTAAGCGGTCGCGCGACCTTCGAGATCATCCGGGAGCGGCTGGGTCCGCGAACCGCCGCGGCCAACCTGGCAGCGTCGTTCTTCATCACGCTGATGACGTTGACCGCCGAGATCGGAGGCGTCGCATTGGCCCTGCAATTGGCCACCGACGCCGGGCCGATGATGTGGGTGCCCGTGGCGGCGTTCGCGATCTGGGTGGTGGTGTGGCGGGTCAAGTTCAAGATCATGGAGAATGTCGCCGGCTTGCTTGGTCTGTTCCTGATCGTATTCGTCGTCAGCGTCTTTCTGCTGCAGCCGGATTGGGCCGATCTCGCCGATCAGGCCATGACACCGGTCATTCCGGAACAGGAGTCCGCGGCCACCTACTGGTACTTCGCCATCGCCCTGTTCGGCGCCGCGATGACGCCCTACGAGGTGTTCTTCTTCTCATCGGGCGCGGTCGAAGAACATTGGACACCCAAGGACCTGAGCACTTCGCGCATCAACGTGCTCGTCGGCTTTCCGCTCGGCGGTCTGCTCTCGCTGAGCATCGCGGCCTCGGCGACCGTCTTCCTGCTGCCCCGGCAGATCGAGGTGTCCTCGCTGTCACAGACGGTCATGCCGGTCGTCGCCGCGGGCGGGAAACTCACGCTCGCGTTCGTGATCGTGGGCGTCGTCGCGGCGACGTTCGGCGCGGCCCTGGAGACGGCCCTGTCCAGTGGATACATTCTGGCGCAGTTCCTCGGCTGGCCATGGGGCAAGTTCCGTCGACCCACAGAGGCCGCGCGCTTCCACGTGGTGATCTTCGTCGCGATCGTCGCCTGCGCCGCGGTACTGTTCACCGGCGTCGACCCGATCCTGGTCACCGAATACTCGGTGGTGTTCTCGGCGATCGCGCTCCCACTGACCTATCTGCCAATCCTGATCGTGGCCAACGACTCTCAGTACATGGGCGGGGAAACCAACGGACGGGTGACCAACATGCTCGCTTCGGTGTACCTGGTCGTCATCCTGGTGGCGTCGCTGGCCGCGATCCCGTTGATGATCGTGACGGGAGCGGGACAATGA
- a CDS encoding PRC-barrel domain-containing protein, giving the protein MQLSSLLGLRVVDAGSQPVGTVIDVRLVTGGDPADDPPAPRVLGIVVSPKTRSSYLGFERSTATAPAMLARIARWRHRGTFLAAWEDVARVGLSGVRLRPGYTRFSAVLPGADDGDV; this is encoded by the coding sequence ATGCAGCTGAGTAGCCTGCTGGGACTGCGGGTGGTCGATGCCGGGTCGCAACCGGTCGGCACGGTCATCGACGTCCGTCTCGTCACCGGCGGAGACCCCGCAGACGATCCGCCGGCGCCGCGGGTACTCGGAATCGTGGTCAGCCCCAAGACCCGGTCGTCCTATCTCGGGTTCGAGCGATCGACGGCGACCGCCCCGGCGATGCTGGCCAGGATCGCCCGGTGGCGACATCGCGGCACGTTCCTCGCGGCATGGGAGGACGTCGCGCGGGTGGGTTTGAGCGGGGTGCGACTGCGGCCGGGATACACGCGCTTCTCGGCGGTGCTGCCCGGCGCCGACGACGGTGACGTTTAG
- the mbp1 gene encoding microaggregate-binding protein 1, whose translation MTEKNSGPQEGVKGVVEDVKGKAKETVGTVTGRDDMVREGKAQQDKADAQQDAAKKEAEAESARAGADAAEKRQESEQ comes from the coding sequence ATGACCGAGAAGAACAGTGGCCCTCAAGAAGGCGTCAAGGGCGTCGTCGAAGACGTCAAGGGCAAAGCGAAGGAAACGGTCGGCACCGTAACCGGTCGTGACGACATGGTCCGCGAAGGCAAGGCCCAGCAGGACAAGGCCGACGCCCAGCAGGACGCGGCCAAGAAGGAAGCCGAGGCCGAGTCCGCACGGGCCGGCGCCGACGCCGCCGAGAAGCGCCAGGAGTCCGAGCAGTAA
- the usfY gene encoding protein UsfY, producing the protein MKGPKNPVDHARTTRPHAGESMKDNKNMPGLIVIGVALVLFVSALAAHGAGHHGVGIGLGSGSAALFVIGGAWLLVAHLRVRKIEDRWYAAHPGAERQRPSS; encoded by the coding sequence ATGAAAGGCCCGAAGAATCCCGTCGATCACGCAAGGACGACGCGTCCCCACGCCGGGGAGTCGATGAAGGACAACAAGAACATGCCGGGGCTGATCGTCATCGGGGTGGCGTTGGTGCTGTTCGTTTCGGCGCTGGCGGCGCACGGCGCCGGCCATCACGGCGTGGGCATCGGCTTAGGCAGTGGCTCGGCCGCGCTGTTCGTCATCGGCGGCGCCTGGTTGCTCGTCGCGCATCTGCGGGTGCGCAAGATCGAAGACCGTTGGTACGCCGCGCATCCCGGTGCCGAACGACAACGGCCCAGCAGTTGA
- a CDS encoding PAS and ANTAR domain-containing protein: MTDELVESDDGQTPVEQALAGGDPHRVGWFRFYFADEHWEWSPQVERIHGYEPGTAQPTTDLVLSHKHPEDYGQVAATLDEIRRTAGAFSTRHRIIDTNGEVHHVVVVGDQLFDDGDQVVGTHGFYVDVTPSTVKRRDEVFSAAVEMAEARGPIEQAKGMLMLIYRISADSAFELLRWRSQETNTKLRALAEQVVTDFLGLTYDDELPPRSTYDRLLLTAHCRVQP, encoded by the coding sequence ATGACCGACGAGCTGGTTGAGTCCGACGACGGGCAGACACCCGTCGAGCAAGCTCTCGCCGGCGGCGATCCGCATCGGGTCGGCTGGTTCCGGTTCTACTTCGCCGACGAACACTGGGAGTGGTCGCCACAAGTCGAACGGATACACGGCTACGAGCCGGGTACCGCGCAACCGACGACCGACCTCGTGCTGTCTCACAAACATCCCGAAGACTATGGCCAGGTCGCGGCGACACTTGACGAGATCCGCCGCACGGCGGGCGCGTTCTCCACCCGCCACCGGATTATCGACACCAACGGCGAGGTGCATCACGTCGTGGTGGTCGGCGACCAGCTCTTCGACGACGGAGACCAGGTGGTCGGAACCCACGGTTTCTATGTCGACGTCACCCCGTCGACGGTCAAGCGGCGCGACGAGGTGTTCAGCGCGGCGGTCGAGATGGCCGAGGCCCGCGGGCCTATCGAGCAGGCCAAGGGCATGCTGATGTTGATCTACCGGATCTCCGCGGACTCGGCGTTCGAACTGCTCAGGTGGCGTTCGCAGGAGACGAATACCAAACTGCGAGCGCTGGCCGAGCAAGTCGTCACGGATTTCCTCGGGTTGACCTACGACGACGAGTTGCCGCCCCGCTCCACCTACGACAGGTTGCTGCTGACCGCACACTGCCGGGTGCAGCCCTGA